In the genome of Streptomyces sp. V2I9, one region contains:
- the bioB gene encoding biotin synthase BioB has translation MDLLNTLVDKGLRRELPTREEALAVLATSDDDLLDVVAAAGKVRRQWFGRRVKLNYLVNLKSGLCPEDCSYCSQRLGSKAGILKYTWLKPEEASRAAAAGVAGGAKRVCLVASGRGPTDRDVDRVTRTIEAIKEENEGVEVCACLGLLSDGQADRLRSAGADAYNHNLNTSEETYGAITTTHTYADRVETVQQAQAAGLSACSGLIAGMGESDKDLVDVVYALRDLDPDSVPVNFLIPFEGTPLAKEWNLTPQRCLRILAMVRFVCPDVEVRLAGGREVHLRSMQPLALHLVNSIFLGDYLTSEGQAGQADLDMIADAGFEVEGAGTTTLPRHRADALSGCGTSAERAGCGTQGSAGCGSHPDSGAGGGCGPCGGHGEPAVAESGGAGQAVPGAREGTEDAPRTDGNGVARTDLVAVRRRGAGTDLAPNA, from the coding sequence ATGGACCTGCTGAACACGCTGGTGGACAAGGGGCTGCGGCGCGAACTGCCGACCCGCGAAGAAGCGCTCGCCGTGCTGGCGACCTCCGACGACGACCTGCTCGACGTGGTGGCCGCCGCCGGGAAGGTGCGCCGTCAGTGGTTCGGGCGACGCGTCAAACTCAACTACCTGGTCAACCTCAAGTCGGGTCTCTGCCCCGAGGACTGCTCGTACTGCTCGCAGCGGCTCGGTTCGAAGGCCGGCATCCTCAAGTACACCTGGCTGAAGCCGGAGGAGGCGTCCAGGGCCGCCGCCGCCGGGGTGGCGGGCGGCGCGAAGCGGGTCTGTCTGGTGGCGAGCGGACGCGGGCCCACCGACCGGGACGTCGATCGCGTCACCAGGACCATCGAGGCGATCAAGGAGGAGAACGAGGGCGTCGAGGTGTGCGCCTGCCTCGGCCTCCTCTCGGACGGACAGGCCGACCGGCTGCGTTCGGCGGGCGCCGACGCGTACAACCACAACCTCAACACGTCCGAGGAGACGTACGGGGCGATCACCACCACCCACACGTACGCGGACCGGGTGGAGACCGTGCAGCAGGCGCAGGCCGCCGGGCTGTCGGCGTGTTCCGGTCTGATCGCCGGGATGGGCGAGAGCGACAAGGACCTGGTCGACGTGGTCTACGCGCTGCGCGACCTGGACCCCGACTCGGTGCCGGTGAACTTCCTGATCCCGTTCGAGGGGACCCCGCTCGCCAAGGAGTGGAACCTCACCCCGCAGCGCTGCCTGCGCATCCTGGCGATGGTCCGCTTCGTCTGCCCCGATGTGGAGGTGCGGCTCGCGGGCGGCCGTGAGGTGCACCTGCGCTCGATGCAGCCGCTGGCACTCCACCTGGTCAACTCCATCTTCCTGGGCGACTACCTCACGAGCGAGGGCCAGGCCGGCCAGGCCGACCTGGACATGATCGCGGACGCCGGTTTCGAGGTGGAGGGCGCGGGCACGACGACGCTGCCGCGCCACCGGGCCGACGCCCTGAGCGGCTGCGGTACGTCGGCGGAGCGGGCGGGGTGCGGAACGCAGGGGTCCGCGGGCTGCGGTTCGCACCCGGACTCCGGGGCCGGCGGGGGCTGTGGTCCCTGCGGCGGCCACGGGGAGCCCGCGGTCGCCGAGAGCGGCGGTGCGGGGCAGGCCGTGCCGGGGGCGCGTGAGGGCACGGAGGACGCGCCGCGTACCGACGGCAACGGCGTGGCGCGTACGGACCTGGTGGCGGTGCGCCGGCGCGGCGCGGGGACGGATCTCGCCCCCAATGCCTGA